The proteins below are encoded in one region of Elgaria multicarinata webbii isolate HBS135686 ecotype San Diego chromosome 20, rElgMul1.1.pri, whole genome shotgun sequence:
- the LOC134411593 gene encoding solute carrier family 2, facilitated glucose transporter member 5-like: MNPEPKNQELTKLLVLATVTSSFGTFQHGYSIWTIQNPAVTVLEFGNITSDKEDRSISAGSFAIVMFSFPLGGVLGSLALRYLVDNLGRKGALLLTNFFTMLSSALLGLSKVVNVFEYAVFSRFLSGICSGAFSNMVPLYIEEISPVNLRGSLTMVPTLFLNLGHLVAQTLGYHTLLGNPKGYPLLLGFSGIVAFLSFTLLLFCPESPRFLWIQKQKEGKAKKILQQLRGAEDVEDEIGDLRLEALAEKAERNMTVLKLLRCQQLRWHVISVVVLMVGIQIAGVIGVYDYSERIYNSAAADKRKNRFLTIGLNCLTFSVAFGTMYTVDSVGRRFLLLLGFMICNMSCILLALSLEIQAKVPSMIYVSGILLNVFFAGHMIGPGSIPYIVSGEIFLQSSRASAYVIGGFANWFSRILLGVIFVQMEPHIGPFSLFIFWPLSMATFVYIFKMIPETSCTTFLEIQKLMEVRIAERNM; this comes from the exons ATGAATCCAGAGCCCAAGAACCAG GAGCTGACAAAGCTGCTAGTCTTAGCTACAGTGACATCCTCTTTCGGAACATTCCAGCATGGGTACAGCATCTGGACAATTCAAAACCCTGCTGTG ACTGTACTGGAATTTGGCAACATAACATCtgacaaggaggacaggagcATCTCGGCAGGGTCCTTCGCCATCGTCATGTTCTCCTTCCCGTTGGGAGGCGTTCTCGGCTCGCTTGCACTTCGCTACCTGGTGGACAATTTGGGCAG AAAAGGGGCCTTGCTGCTAACAAACTTTTTCACCATGCTCTCTTCTGCCCTCTTGGGACTTTCCAAAGTAGTAAATGTCTTCGAATACGCCGTCTTCTCACGTTTCCTTTCTGGAATATGTTCAG GTGCATTTTCCAATATGGTCCCGTTGTACATCGAAGAAATCTCCCCCGTCAACCTCAGGGGATCCCTCACCATGGTACCCACTTTGTTCCTCAACCTTGGCCACTTGGTGGCTCAGACCCTGGGCTACCACACGCTCCTGGGGAATCCAAAAG GTTACCCGCTTCTGTTGGGCTTCAGCGGGATCGTGGCCTTCTTAAGCTTCACCCTGCTGCTCTTCTGCCCCGAAAGCCCGAGATTTCTGTGGATTCAGAAGCAGAAGGAAGGGAAAGCCAAGAAAA TCTTACAGCAGCTGAGAGGCGCAGAGGATGTGGAGGACGAGATCGGAGACCTCCGCCTGGAGGCCCTCGCCGAGAAGGCGGAACGGAACATGACGGTGCTGAAGCTTCTTCGTTGCCAACAGCTCCGGTGGCACGTGATCTCCGTCGTTGTCTTGATGGTGGGGATCCAAATAGCTGGTGTCATCGGG GTGTACGATTATTCAGAGAGAATTTACAACTCCGCGGCAGCGGATAAGAGGAAAAATCGATTCTTAACTATAGGGCTAAATTGTCTCACTTTCAGTGTGGCCTTCGGAACG ATGTACACCGTTGACAGTGTGGGACGGAGATTTTTGCTTCTCCTCGGCTTCATGATCTGCAACATGTCCTGTATTCTGTTAGCCCTGTCCCTCGAAATTCag GCCAAAGTTCCATCCATGATTTACGTCAGTGGCATTTTGCTCAACGTCTTCTTCGCCGGCCACATGATCGGGCCAG GTTCGATTCCCTACATAGTATCCGGAGAAATATTCCTCCAGTCCTCCCGGGCCTCAGCTTACGTGATTGGAGGATTCGCGAACTGGTTCTCGAGGATTCTTTTGGGGGTGATATTCGTTCAGATGGAG CCGCACATCGGGCCATTTTCCTTGTTCATCTTCTGGCCTCTCTCCATGGCCACCTTTGTTTATATTTTCAAGATGATCCCAGAAACCAGCTGCACGACCTTTTTGGAGATCCAGAAGCTCATGGAAGTTCGCATTGCCGAAAGAAATATGTAA